One Accipiter gentilis chromosome 25, bAccGen1.1, whole genome shotgun sequence genomic region harbors:
- the PCNX4 gene encoding pecanex-like protein 4, producing the protein MGPDVPLLNDYKQEFFLKRFPQTLLGGPRFKLGYCAPPYVYVNQIILFLMPWVLGGVGTLLYQLGVMKDYYTAALSGGLMFVTALILQMTNLYAKQKTVTVERMQIQNTLTDEDEFEFSSCVGSETVKFIIPGKKYIINTVFHSLLAGVLCGLGTWYLLPNRITLLYSNIGGTVMIFVFGWVTICIGEYSLIINTATETATFQALDAYEITALMRPFYIFVFIAVDLAHRFAVNTPILEQTNQILHIIFLFLPFLWAMGILPPLDALFLWGMEQLLEFGLGGSPMSSNTKLLVMFLISAGTAIASYFIPSTLGVILFMTGFGFILSLNLSEIGFAFKHTMISHLASSKSKNMHRGLRIQFGWREFIFYLTVLTFALIEASLLHQFAGFSSFSKASPQAIVSYILIILLIIMWILREIQRVYLFGVFRNPFYPKDVRTVTVFMEKQRRLMKVGVVRRILLTLVSPFAMIAFLSLDRSLQNLPSVSVCIGFTRIFRMVWQNTENALLDIVVVSIAQMSVFNPDLWWNRSLDTGIRLLLVGILRDRVLQFVSKLQFAVAILLTSWTEKKQRRKSTATLITLNVVFFPILLTFIAISALLSSPLLPLFTLPVFLIGFPRPVRSWPGPVGATACVCSDTVYYQQMVPSLSLALQSALAAGSLGLSLPGSHYLCRFQDRLMWILVLEKGFTYCGVNIKGLELQETSCHAAEAHRVDEIFEMAFEHQEHTKILSPNHHFGHILTPCTVLPVRLYSDARNVLSGIIDSHENLKHLKDDFIKVLVWMLVQYCYKKSKTWESPGNADMNKKRSLPENQHSSAVERSRPLREEDSFSVDTIEDWTDDSDIFDLEPSGRMKDRKEPGQLGTTPKVHLSIPGSVETQSQEVPQEMSPEDKLYRAVVLGLPAVDKGKQQEGLPRVEFSCSYSELLSIPEEWRTAPVPSSKVNEMRQRFPEEWYHFILSQLDFFHLKEKPSNLLEDLMKDKALKDLYIHGVLSCCFGLFGLDNTVPAPSHVFRAYTGGIPWSVGLDWLTSKPELFQLALKAFRYTFKLMVDKASLGPVENFKELVNYLEEYENDWYIGLVSDLEWQQAVLQEKPYLFSLGHDPNMGIYTGRVLTLQELLVQVGKLNDEAVRGQWANLSWELLYATNDDEERYSIQAHPVLLRNLTVQAADPPLGYPVYSSELLHLPLF; encoded by the exons ATGGGTCCAGATGTACCTCTGCTGAATGATTACAAACAGGAGTTCTTCTTGAAGCGCTTTCCACAGACTCTGCTGGGAGGTCCCCGGTTTAAACTAGGCTATTGTGCTCCTCCTTACGTATATGTGAATCAGATTATTCTTTTCTTGATGCCATGGGTTTTGGGAGGAGTAGGAACACTTTTGTACCAGTTAGGCGTTATGAAAGACTACTATACCGCAGCACTTTCAGGAGGACTGATGTTTGTTACTGCACTTATTCTTCAGATGACAAATCTAtatgcaaagcagaaaacagtgaCAGTAGAAAGAATGCAAATTCAGAATACCCTAACAGATGAAGATGAGTTTGAATTTTCCAGCTGTGTAGGTTCAGAGACAGTAAAATTTATTATTCCTGGCAAGAAGTATATAATCAACACTGTGTTTCATTCCCTTCTGGCAGGGGTATTGTGTGGGTTGGGAACTTGGTATTTGCTGCCAAACAGAATAACCTTGCTATATAGCAACATTGGAGGAACTGTTATGATCTTTGTATTTGGATGGGTGACTATATGTATAGGAGAGTATTCATTAATCATAAATACAGCTACCGAAACAGCTACTTTCCAAGCACTGGATGCTTACGAAATCACTGCTCTGATGAGACCTTTctatatttttgtctttattgcAGTGGATCTTGCACACAG GTTTGCTGTCAACACACCCATTCTAGAACAGACAAACCAGATTTTGCAcatcatatttctttttctgccattcTTGTGGGCAATGGGAATTCTGCCCCCGCTTGACGCACTTTTTCTATGGGGAATGGAACAACTGTTGGAGTTTGGACTAGGAGGTTCACCTATGTCAAGTAACACAAA GTTATTAGTAATGTTTCTCATTTCTGCTGGAACAGCAATAGCATCGTATTTCATTCCCAGCACTCTTGGTGTGATCCTCTTCATGACTGGATTTGGGTTCATACTGAGTCTTAACCTAAGCGAGATTGGTTTTGCCTTCAAACACACCATGATCAGCCATTTAGCCTCCAGCAAATCAAAAAATATGCACAGAGGTCTTAGAATACAATTTGGGTGgagggaatttattttttatttgactGTGTTGACATTTGCTCTCATAGAAGCTAGCCTGCTGCATCAATTTGCAGGCTTTTCATCATTTTCCAAGGCCAGTCCACAGGCTATAGTGAGTTACATTCTGATCATATTACTTATAATTATGTGGATTCTTAGAGAGATTCAGAGAGTGTACTTGTTTGGAGTCTTCCGAAACCCCTTTTATCCAAAGGATGTCAGGACTGTGACTGTGTTCATGGAGaagcaaagaaggctaatgaaaGTTGGTGTTGTCAGGAGGATTTTACTAACACTAG TGTCTCCGTTTGCTATGATAGCATTCCTGTCACTAGACCGTTCACTACAAAATCTTCCTTCTGTGTCTGTTTGCATTGGATTCACAAGAATATTTAGGATG GTCTGGCAGAATACAGAAAACGCCCTACTGGACATAGTGGTTGTGTCAATAGCACAAATGTCGGTGTTTAATCCAGACCTCTGGTGGAACAGGAGCCTTGATACAGGGATCAGACTCTTGCTG GTTGGTATCCTACGTGATCGAGTGCTTCAGTTTGTCTCAAAGTTGCAGTTTGCCGTAGCTATTCTTTTGACGTCGTGGACAGAGAAAAAACAACGTCGTAAATCTACCGCCACCTTAATCACACTCAATGTTGTTTTCTTCCCAATCCTGCTGACCTTCATCGCCATCTCTGcgctcctttcttctcccttgctGCCGCTTTTCACGCTACCGGTATTTTTGATTGGGTTTCCCAGGCCTGTCCGAAGCTGGCCAGGACCTGTGGGTGCTACAGCGTGTGTTTGCTCCGATACCGTGTACTACCAGCAGATGGTTCCAAGTCTGTCTCTTGCTCTGCAGTCTGCACTAGCAGCCGGTAGCCTAG GTCTCTCTCTACCTGGATCACATTACTTGTGCCGTTTTCAGGACAGACTGATGTGGATATTGGTGCTAGAAAAAGGCTTCACTTACTGTGGTGTTAACATTAAG GGGCTAGAATTGCAGGAAACATCCTGTCATGCTGCTGAAGCTCACAGAGTTGATGAAATTTTTGAAATGGCCTTCGAACATCAGGAGCACACAAAGATTCTCTCTCCTAATCACCATTTTGGACACATTTTGACTCCTTGTACTGTTCTACCTGTACGGCTGTATTCTGATGCCAGAAACGTGTTATCTGGAATAATTGACTCTCATGAGAATTTAAAGCATCTGAAAGATGATTTCATTAAAGTGCTTGTTTGGATGCTTGTCCAGTATTGTTATAAAAAATCAAAAACTTGGGAAAGCCCAGGCAATGCTGACATGAACAAAAAAAGATCACTTCCAGAAAATCAGCATAGCAGTGCAGTAGAAAGATCCAGGCCTCTGAGGGAAGAAGATAGCTTTAGTGTTGATACAATTGAGGACTGGACTGATGATAGTGACATTTTTGATCTTGAACCCAGTGGCAgaatgaaagacagaaaggaaCCTGGGCAGTTGGGAACTACACCAAAAGTACATCTCTCTATTCCAGGATCTGTAGAAACACAGAGCCAAGAAGTCCCACAAGAAATGTCACCAGAAGATAAATTATACAGGGCTGTTGTGCTTGGGCTTCCTGCAGTAGACAAAGGGAAACAGCAAGAAGGTTTACCTCGGGTTGAATTTAGTTGCTCTTACTCAGAGCTATTGAGCATCCCTGAAGAATGGAGAACAGCCCCAGTGCCTTCTTCCAAAGTCAATGAAATGAGGCAGAGGTTTCCAGAAGAATGGTACCACTTCATTTTGAGTCAACTGGActtttttcatctgaaagaaaagccTTCCAACTTACTTGAAGATCTTATGAAAGATAAAGCTTTGAAAGACTTATACATCCATGGAGTATTGTCGTGTTGTTTTGGTCTTTTTGGACTGGATAACACTGTGCCTGCCCCGAGCCATGTGTTTAGAGCGTACACTGGTGGTATTCCATGGTCTGTTGGTTTGGACTGGCTAACCAGCAAACCGGAGCTATTCCAACTTGCATTAAAAGCAttcag ATACACTTTTAAACTTATGGTTGACAAAGCAAGCCTGGGTCCAGTTGAGAACTTCAAAGAGCTGGTTAACTACCTGGAAGAATATGAAAATGATTGGTACATTGGACTGGTATCAGATCTTGAGTGGCAGCAAGCAGTTCTTCAGGAAAAGCCATACCTTTTTTCCCTGGGGCATGACCCAAACATg GGGATTTACACTGGGCGAGTCCTCACTCTTCAGGAATTGTTAGTACAAGTGGGAAAGCTTAATGACGAAGCTGTCCGAGGTCAGTGGGCAAATCTGTCCTGGGAGCTGCTGTACGCTACAAATGATGATGAAGAACGCTACAGCATCCAGGCACACCCTGTTCTTCTGCGAAACCTTACTGTGCAAGCTGCGGACCCACCTCTTGGCTACCCTGTTTATTCATCTGAACTTCTGCATCTGCCTTTGTTCTAG